The following are encoded in a window of Ruficoccus amylovorans genomic DNA:
- a CDS encoding pilus assembly PilX family protein: MRHCLPPQAGINGRSRGFALIVAISLMSFIFLLLITLSQLTQIETKVGSTQNNLNLARQNAILGLKNAIGQLQLVAGPDQRVSATAGILDSTPADADTITGVAEPYWTGIWNSSYPAGTSVHSSGALANYRNTADRRNETGNTFQSWLVSDSDNVSALDFDRTSDEAVLLLGEGSVSDEDTEGVYAPKVTVRNDSTPTGHYAYWVGDEGVKARFDAIDPHADGSVNSPVDPSIPQGKLSLMLAQRLGVENALDLDLQANKDADNFSKAASQKQLELLAYNGGGSDYAKTQTREAFHDVSFYSAGVLSNVRDGGLKKDLTAFFEQGVGSALPTTMPAFDRTGVTEYTQYGANLVNDNKGIADFPAPANEFSPGSPSWDQLRAFAQLKDRANTSVTPTIRTAGLSEDYPVGPVLVRAQLDFMPEFTPTATSTDTAPEYDLKVHVAIRAQLWNPYNVALSAHNYEVEFMLKDAAAKLFPVLAKNGVGVDGSGQLNGPFQVIGSGTTSDKGIDSSIDGVFQHANVTSYTVPDASASSGYSTVAGFVFKIDDVSLPAGSVKIYSLPNGTSATYDGENELDQGDFSGTVTLDFGTVTVDPSVMDIDPTTGSATVQPKFVWRNWNDLSESTQGSIGSMAVLEPVDVDGGQSRDLFDTASDSPVGLDRYFSRLSGRPLSRIGMTGTSGDSIDAINNPLFAPVFKVSAFLYPINDYPANFSSGEEPIMLTHSNALARQAAPSGLNLDATNATQAPYIVPGWGAELGYDTSLTSWSSADRFGTSFGLSGVTSAVIAELPPQDVPILSLGWLQHARLLDNNMGPTFLIGNSMPNVFIDDLTELERDSGTGYATTDGEPAAIDAAYLLNDALWDPFFLSTVETPADLNDDDYVAANSRLKRIHYSETDIPAAQLNDFFDFAAANLMLEGAFNINSTSVDAWKAFLGSLGDLELDPETGATAGGSTLERLYTHLASPSQGDDVDNTLTDVWNGYRTLSDEQLDTLARAMVEQVKQRGPFFSLSEFINRRLSNDAYGQRGALQAAINASGINDPVLDNAGIGAGRLTDGLPSPFLEVGSQGYHYDATTGWITQGDIVQALGPFMSARSDTFIIRAYGDAVDPITAAVQGQAWCEAIVQRMPTPVNPASTSTNDPDYFEPSDPDSLGRQFKVIAFRWLSEDEV; the protein is encoded by the coding sequence ATGCGTCATTGCCTTCCCCCCCAGGCAGGAATCAACGGTCGTAGCCGCGGATTCGCCCTGATCGTCGCCATCTCCTTGATGAGCTTCATTTTTCTGCTGCTGATCACGCTCTCGCAACTCACGCAGATCGAAACCAAAGTCGGCTCGACGCAGAACAACCTGAACCTGGCCCGCCAGAACGCCATCCTCGGGCTGAAAAACGCCATCGGCCAGCTCCAGCTCGTAGCAGGACCGGACCAGCGGGTTTCCGCCACGGCGGGGATTCTGGACAGCACGCCCGCCGACGCGGACACCATTACCGGCGTGGCCGAGCCCTACTGGACGGGCATCTGGAACTCCTCCTACCCCGCCGGCACCTCCGTCCATAGCAGCGGCGCGCTCGCCAACTACCGCAACACCGCCGACCGGCGCAACGAAACCGGCAACACCTTTCAGTCCTGGCTCGTCTCCGACAGCGACAACGTCAGCGCGCTCGACTTTGACCGCACCAGCGACGAAGCCGTGCTCCTTCTGGGCGAGGGCTCCGTCAGCGACGAAGACACCGAGGGCGTTTACGCGCCCAAGGTCACGGTCCGCAACGACAGCACCCCCACCGGCCACTACGCCTACTGGGTGGGCGACGAGGGCGTGAAGGCCCGCTTCGACGCCATCGACCCGCACGCCGACGGCAGCGTGAACTCGCCCGTCGATCCCAGTATCCCGCAGGGCAAGCTCAGCCTCATGCTGGCCCAGCGTCTCGGGGTGGAAAACGCGCTCGATCTCGACCTGCAGGCGAACAAGGACGCCGACAACTTCTCCAAAGCCGCCAGCCAGAAGCAGCTCGAACTGCTCGCCTATAACGGCGGCGGCAGCGACTACGCCAAGACCCAGACCCGGGAGGCTTTTCACGATGTCTCTTTTTACAGCGCGGGTGTGCTCTCCAATGTCCGTGACGGCGGGCTGAAAAAAGACCTGACCGCGTTTTTCGAGCAAGGCGTCGGCAGTGCGCTGCCCACCACCATGCCCGCCTTTGACCGCACCGGCGTGACCGAGTACACCCAATACGGCGCGAATCTGGTCAACGACAACAAGGGCATCGCCGATTTCCCGGCCCCGGCCAATGAGTTCTCACCCGGCTCGCCCTCCTGGGACCAGCTCCGCGCCTTCGCGCAGCTCAAGGACCGCGCAAATACCAGCGTGACCCCGACCATTCGCACGGCGGGCCTTTCGGAGGATTACCCCGTCGGCCCCGTGCTCGTCCGCGCCCAGCTTGACTTCATGCCGGAGTTTACCCCGACCGCCACCTCCACCGACACCGCTCCGGAGTACGACCTCAAGGTCCATGTCGCCATCCGTGCCCAGCTCTGGAACCCGTACAACGTCGCCCTCTCCGCCCACAACTACGAAGTCGAGTTCATGCTCAAGGACGCGGCCGCCAAGCTCTTCCCGGTCCTGGCCAAAAATGGCGTCGGTGTGGATGGCTCCGGCCAGCTTAACGGCCCCTTCCAGGTGATCGGCTCCGGCACCACCTCGGACAAGGGCATCGACTCGTCCATAGACGGTGTTTTCCAGCACGCGAATGTGACCAGCTACACCGTCCCCGACGCCAGCGCCTCCTCCGGATACAGCACAGTGGCGGGGTTTGTCTTCAAGATCGACGATGTCTCCCTGCCGGCCGGTTCAGTCAAGATTTACAGCCTGCCCAACGGAACCTCAGCCACCTATGACGGTGAGAACGAGTTGGATCAGGGCGACTTCTCCGGCACGGTCACGCTCGACTTCGGCACGGTCACGGTTGACCCGTCGGTCATGGACATCGACCCAACCACGGGCAGCGCCACGGTGCAGCCGAAATTCGTCTGGCGCAACTGGAACGACCTCAGCGAAAGCACCCAGGGCAGCATCGGCAGCATGGCCGTGCTTGAACCGGTGGATGTTGACGGCGGCCAGAGCCGTGACCTCTTCGACACCGCCAGCGACAGCCCGGTCGGCCTCGACCGCTACTTCAGCCGCCTGAGCGGACGCCCGCTCTCTCGTATCGGGATGACAGGGACCTCCGGTGACTCCATTGACGCAATCAACAACCCGCTCTTTGCCCCCGTTTTCAAGGTGAGTGCCTTCCTTTACCCGATCAACGACTACCCGGCCAACTTCTCCAGCGGCGAGGAGCCCATCATGCTCACCCACAGCAACGCGCTCGCCCGCCAGGCCGCCCCCAGCGGGCTCAACCTCGACGCCACCAACGCCACGCAGGCCCCGTACATTGTCCCCGGCTGGGGAGCCGAGCTGGGCTATGACACGAGCCTGACCAGTTGGAGCAGCGCCGACCGCTTCGGCACCTCCTTCGGGCTCAGCGGCGTCACCTCCGCGGTCATCGCCGAGCTTCCGCCGCAGGACGTCCCGATCCTGTCGCTGGGCTGGCTCCAGCATGCCCGCCTGCTGGACAACAACATGGGCCCGACCTTCCTCATCGGCAACTCCATGCCCAACGTCTTCATCGACGACCTCACTGAACTCGAACGCGACAGCGGCACCGGCTACGCCACCACCGACGGCGAACCCGCCGCCATTGACGCCGCCTACCTGCTCAATGACGCGCTCTGGGACCCGTTTTTCCTTTCCACCGTCGAAACGCCCGCCGACCTCAACGACGACGACTACGTGGCGGCCAATTCCCGCCTCAAGCGTATCCACTACAGCGAGACGGACATTCCCGCCGCGCAGTTGAACGACTTCTTCGACTTCGCCGCCGCCAACCTCATGCTTGAGGGCGCGTTCAATATCAACTCCACCTCCGTCGATGCCTGGAAAGCCTTCCTCGGCAGCCTCGGCGATCTGGAGCTCGACCCCGAAACCGGCGCGACTGCCGGGGGCAGCACACTTGAACGCCTCTACACCCACCTGGCCTCCCCCTCGCAGGGCGACGATGTGGACAACACCCTGACCGATGTCTGGAACGGCTACCGCACCCTGAGCGATGAGCAGTTGGACACGCTCGCCCGCGCCATGGTCGAGCAGGTCAAGCAACGCGGGCCGTTCTTCTCGCTCTCGGAGTTCATTAACCGCCGCCTCAGCAACGACGCCTATGGCCAGCGCGGTGCGCTTCAGGCCGCCATTAATGCCTCCGGCATCAATGACCCCGTCCTTGACAATGCCGGTATCGGTGCAGGCCGCCTCACCGACGGCCTGCCCTCCCCCTTCCTTGAAGTTGGCTCGCAGGGCTACCACTACGATGCCACCACCGGATGGATCACCCAGGGCGACATCGTGCAGGCGCTCGGCCCCTTCATGAGCGCCCGCTCGGACACCTTTATCATCCGCGCCTACGGCGACGCCGTGGACCCGATCACCGCCGCCGTGCAGGGCCAAGCCTGGTGCGAGGCCATCGTCCAGCGCATGCCCACACCCGTCAATCCGGCTTCCACCAGCACCAACGATCCGGACTACTTCGAGCCGTCCGACCCCGACAGCCTCGGACGCCAGTTCAAGGTCATCGCCTTCCGCTGGCTCAGCGAAGACGAAGTCTAA